The proteins below are encoded in one region of Lactuca sativa cultivar Salinas chromosome 3, Lsat_Salinas_v11, whole genome shotgun sequence:
- the LOC111884286 gene encoding aquaporin PIP2-7, translating into MSKEVNEAGETARRDYVDPPPAPLLDMGELKLWSFYRALIAEFVATLLFLYVTVATVIGYKKETDPCGGVGLLGIAWAFGGMIFILVYCTAGISGGHINPAVTFGLFLARKVSLIRAIAYMIAQSLGAICGVGLVKLFMKSYYNSLGGGANSIAPGYNKGTALGAEIIGTFVLVYTVFSATDPKRSARDSHVPVLAPLPIGFAVFMVHLATIPITGTGINPARSLGAAVIYNNEKVWDDQWIFWVGPFIGALAAAAYHQYILRAAAIKALGSFRSNATN; encoded by the exons ATGTCGAAAGAAGTGAATGAAGCCGGAGAAACGGCAAGGAGGGATTATGTTGACCCACCTCCAGCACCTCTCCTTGACATGGGGGAACTGAAGCTCTGGTCATTTTACAGAGCCTTAATCGCCGAGTTTGTCGCCACCCTCCTCTTCCTGTACGTCACCGTCGCCACCGTCATCGGCTACAAGAAAGAAACCGACCCATGCGGCGGCGTTGGCCTCCTCGGAATCGCTTGGGCATTCGGCGGCATGATATTCATCCTTGTTTACTGCACCGCCGGTATCTCTG GTGGACACATAAACCCTGCGGTCACATTCGGGCTATTCTTGGCAAGAAAGGTGTCGTTAATAAGGGCAATAGCGTACATGATTGCACAGAGTTTAGGTGCAATCTGTGGTGTGGGTTTGGTGAAGCTGTTCATGAAATCGTACTACAACTCGTTAGGTGGTGGTGCAAACTCAATTGCACCAGGGTACAACAAGGGTACTGCACTTGGTGCTGAGATTATTGGCACCTTCGTTCTTGTCTACACCGTTTTCTCTGCTACTGACCCTAAAAGGAGTGCGCGTGACTCTCACGTTCCG GTTTTGGCGCCACTACCAATTGGGTTTGCGGTGTTCATGGTGCATTTGGCCACCATTCCCATTACTGGAACTGGTATCAACCCTGCTAGAAGCTTGGGTGCTGCTGTCATTTACAACAATGAAAAAGTCTGGGATGACCAA TGGATCTTTTGGGTGGGACCATTCATTGGAGCATTGGCTGCAGCTGCATACCATCAGTATATATTGAGGGCTGCAGCCATCAAGGCTTTAGGTTCGTTCAGGAGCAATGCTACAAACTAG